The genomic DNA AAAACAGAACCCTCAATTgctaggttgtgactattttttcagttgacactGATCTGGTCAGAGAGGAAGACTTGGACTCTGTGACAAGGCAGGTGAGCAGTACTTGAAGGACGCTCAGAGCTTCAGAGGCCCAGAAGGCCCTGACCAGGCGGGGAGGTGGAGTGCCTCAGAGTCCCAGTTCTCCCTTCCCTCGGCTGAAAGATtctaggcaagtcacttaacatctactgacctcagttttctcatcagtaaaaaggAGAACCACTGTACTCAACCACTGCCCTTTCCTGTCAGTTTATACAGGAGAACCCCTGTCTAAACTGGACAGGACAAGGGCAGTGAACAGGAGTTCCCTCATCCTAGGGCTGGGTGTCTGAGGGTTAGAACTTGACGGCACCCAGTACAGCCTGCAAGCTGGCGTCCCATCCCCACAGGACATCGCCAGGAAAGTCACCTGCCCGGGCGGCCCTCCAGTCCCTGTCCGCCACCCCAACCAGGAGTTTCCAGAGAAGGATGAGGTTTGGCTCTTGTCTGCCTGCAGTATCTCCTAGTGCTCAGGGTTCTCACTGTGAAGTTTCAGAAATTCAGACTACCAGCTCTTCCATATAATAAACAATCTCAGGAAAATTACATAACTTCTcaaggcctcagtttcttcatctgtaaaatgggaacagtcCCTAATCCATAAAACTAttgctgaggattaaatgaaatcacTACATAAAATGTTTAGCATGGTGATTGAAACATAATAAGCTTCCAAGAAACAGTAGCTACTGCTACTAGTATTactatcaaaaaataattttgttattgagttgGTCACTTAACTCCACATCCCCTCCCAGTGACTCTGACTGTCCCAGTGGTCTGGGACAGATGTCCTGTTTATGGGACAgaatctttcttccctttctgaacTATGTTCTAAAGGATGAGACAGCAAGAAATTCCACAGGAAGGTCACGTGGAAGACCAGCTATGCACTGCCCTCACTCCCTCCACCTCTGGCCTTCCCTGAACCTGGGGTCATCTGCCTTCAGGGGCTGGGACTGTCCTCCCCAGAGCCCTGGTTAGAATCTACAGGTCCGGGGGCCTgacagtggggtggggggcggagagTCTAAGTGGACAAGATGTCCTCTCTGATCAGGGCTGGGGTATTGGTGTTGAGTCCCTGAACTTTGTTGGGAGTGCACTTGTTGGGAATCTCTGACGGCCTCCCCATATCCTCCAGCTGTTCAAATCCTTGGTGCAATCTCTTCCTAAAACAAGAAATGCCCCGCCACACGGGGCTGTGGAGGGGGAAGAGTCCAGCCTGACTGAGACGCAGGACAGGGGCGGCCCAAGGGACTGAATTCTGCTCCTAAGGGTCTGCCTGACTGGGGACACACTCTGTGCTAGAGGCTGCGTTGGCCACTGCCCAGGAGAAAGCCCCTCACTGAGAGGAACCCTGGATGGAGCTCAAGGAGTGATgtcaggctgggggaggggaaatcAGATCAAAAGAGGCAAACCAACGCCTGGGTCCTGACCCTGCCTCCACCACTTATTTGCTGTGatctgatcttgggcaagttatctaacctctctgtgcctcagtttctttatctgtagaaTGGTACTTGACTTCTAAGCTTGTTGGGAGGACGAAACTAGTTAACATATGTAATAGTGCCCACAGAGGTGCTGTCTGCTTTTGCCGAGGTCATTCTCTCTGACGCTATTACTCAGCTCTCTCTGAGGCTGCTTCTTCCCCTATGTTACTAGAAGATGACCCTTGTCTCACGGAATGATATCAAGTTAAATATAGTAACAAATTTGCGGTGTCAGGCACACAGCAGGTATTCAAATCAAGTAGAGCTCTCTCcatttccctttcctctccccaagAGGGCCCAGACGAGAAGTCGGGTCACTTCGGACCCCCTGCCTCCCGCCCCGCCTCAGCCCAGGGCTTGCTGTGTTATCCTGGTCTGACCTCTGGTCCCTGACCTCAGTCTCCTTATCTATGAAAAAAGCTTCTGGGCCAAGTGATTGCTGACTGTCCATGGCCTCCTTCCTACCTCCAttccatccttccttctccatttccaatTCATGTCCTACTGCACCCACTCCTTCAGCAACAGAACCCTGGGAACCCTAAAGTGGGGTGGAGGGGACAGCTGGTGGGCAAGAGGTACCCGCCTGCAAGCAGCCCAGTACCCACCCCAGGTCCCCAAGGGTTAAGATCCAGAGTgaagggtggggggcagggtcaGTGCTGGACAGACGGGCCTGCAGCCCAgggcctgcctcccctccccctatcCTAGGAACAGAGGCCACTTGTTTGAGCATCAGCTGGCTGGCTTTGAGCTCAGCCAAAGGaagagtggggtggggaagggagagggccCCTGGAGAGTGGAGGGGACTCCCTTCTCTCCTAGGGCTTTGACTTAGCTAGTCCACACCTAGCCTCTTGGGACTCTCAGAGGCCCCTTACCCCGCTGAAGTGACTCGTTCCCCTCAGGTTCTCCCTGGGGGTGAGTCTTCTCCTTGTGGGTCAGTGAGTGTTCTCCCAAACACCCGTGGTGGAGATCGGGGGTGGATTTAGACTCAGAGAGGCTCAAATCTTGCTCCAGCAGTCTCTCTCTTTGGATCTCGGGACCAGGTCTTATTACTCAACCCTgtagatggggaaatggagaaGTTTGGGAATGTGCAGAGACACACAGAGTTTGGTGGCTGCACAGAGACTGTCCCAGGTCCCAGTCAGTTCCAAGGAGATCCAGGAGGTCTGATGGGGAGAAAACTTCCCCAGATGGGATGGGGGCGGAGGCAGGCGGGTAGTGGGGAAGACAAGCAACCTGCACAAACAGCTGAAGCTTGACACGTGGAAAGGCATGACTGGAGTCCGAGAGACCGCGGGGGTGAGGCTAGGGTTGACTGGggaggcctgaatgccccaacgAAGCCTGGGAGAAATCTGTCCACTTCCACTTCACAGTTGTTAAGACTCTTGCCTGGGACCACCCCTCCTGCCCTACTCCAGTGAGCAAGCAGCAAACAGGGAGAGGGGATCCCCAAGGCAGGGTCTGGACCATCCTCAGCCAACCATGGGACTGGGGGACTGGTTCTCTCTACAGCCTACCTCTGCCACCCATTCCAGCCACTTCCATCTCCTTGTCATTCCTCAAACACACCGTGCAAGTTCCTGCCTTTGCATAAGCTTTGCCTTCCTCTGAGAGTCCTTATCCTTGTGAACTACCACTTAACTGTCAAGGCCAATTCATCTCCAATCATCTCCTCCTCCCTGAGCCTCCAAGAGTCTCAGTGTCTGATTCCACCCCAGTACCTGTCTGCACCTGTATTTGGACTCTGCTGGGCTCCTTCTACCCTGTAATGAGCTTGCTGGGAGGTCTCTCCCAGCCTAGACACACTGCTCTCTGAGCACAGGTATTCTGGGTGTCTCTGTCTGGACCTTACTGCACAGTCAAATCCTTCCCTGAGTACCTCCATACATCTGTCCAACCCTACAGCGCTCCCCCCACCAAGCCTGGGGATCAAAGCAGGCTCCCCGGGACAGGAGCCTTGGGGGAGTCGGGTGCATATACCAGATGCCGACCAGAGCTCACCAGCGCTAAAAATCAGCCCTGGAGATCTGGGACCAGACACCCACCACACACCCTCAGGCCGCATTCTGAGTTTGCTTCCTCCAGTCCCAATAACCCACTCCAGGCTTGACCCCGTTCAGTGAACACACACACCTCCTTCTTTTCCCAGCAACTGGGGCAGGTAGGGGCTCTTGGGAGGCCATGCCCCCATTTACTGGTGGGGAATTGGGGCGGAAAGACCGGAAGTCGTCTGCCCAAGATCACTAGAGCCCCAGGTCCAGTGCATAAGGTCGTATGAACCAGCAGACCTGTAAGGGTCTCCGCAGTCAACGAAGTGGGAgccttcatttcacagatgaaaaaatcaAAGCACCCGAAAGCGGGTTAGCTCTGGAACCTGGGAGGCTTCACGCCAAAGGGCTAAGGGCTGGAAGCCCCTTTTCCCGCTGGTTCGCCCTCCTCCCTACCGTTTCTGGTCCGACCGCATATCCTCAGGAGGCGACTCCATCCCCGCCGCCAGTCAGTACAGAAGACGTGACCTAGTGAAACTCCCGCGGAAGTAGGTGCCGGGCGCAGAGTTTCCGCGCAGCCTCGGCGTTCCCTTCCGCGGAATGGGGAAACTCCGAGCCACACCTGGCCAAGGGGCGGCGGACGGGGAAGCCCCCGCTGCCGCACTGACCTGTTCTGATCCAAGACTCCACGCGCGTAGCCGGGGCCCCGGCGCCACCAACGACACCGTCGTAGTCAACTCGCGGCCGCAGGCCGGGCGCGCCCACCCCGCCGGGCTCTTCCGCCCGCCCCACGTGACGCCCCGGGGAGGAGAGGGCGGGGAAGGGGACAAGGACCCGCCCCTTCCCGGCCACGCCCAGTCACGTTCCTGGAGTTCGCAGGCCTTGCGGACACGTTGATCTGTGCGTCTCCCCTGTCCATCTCGCTGCTCACAGATCCGTCTACGTCTCCTGAAGCTGAGGTCTGCCTCCACCACCCCTGCCCTCTGAGTCTCCCATCTCCTCCTGAGCCTCTCCGCTTTCTGCCACCCCTCTCCCTGGGAGGGACAAGTCACAAaccgccccacccccagagcGGTAAGAGGTAGTGGGAAACTGGAAAACCCAAGTTCCTgacctcttcctccaggaagtccttaCCCAGTTCATTCTTCGAGAATATCCTACTTCTGTCCCTGGGCCCACATCTCAGGAGCAGGGTGGTGGGGAAGATGCAAGTCAGAGTGTCCAAGGATCCCTTAGTTAAAGGCTGCAGTCTGAGATCCCGGCGGCCAGGCAGCTTCCCTGGCCTAGAGAATGGGAGATTTCCACTCATCCTACCAGCATACACAACAGATGAGGGTCTGGGGTTTGACAGGCATTCCCAGGTCCTGTGTCCAGGGCTGAGATTGGGTGTCATTAATTTGAGCACCTACTACATGCCAAGCCCAGGGCTGGGCAACTGATTTCTTCTATCTCAATGTGCCTGAAGGTAAAAACTATTACTCCAGCTTATAGATTAGGAAATGAGGCTCCAAAGAAGCTCCAGGGCTTGCCCAAAGTTACAAAGCCAGTATTGGGTAAACCAGCCAAGCCTTAGTGAGTTACAGAATCTCCTGCCTACCCCTACTGGATATTCACCCTGCCCTTCCTGGAAAAAGTGGACTCCAAGTGTTTTCCTGACAAGGCAAAGGTAGGTCGTTTCCCGGGAGCGTGGAGGGCTAGACCTTGGGGAGAACTTCTGGCCCCCAGTTCATATGGGGTACAGAAACACTGGAGAGGGGTGGGGCACAGCGCCCTCCTCCCGACCTGAGAGCAGAGGTGACCCTCAGGCAGCAGAGGGCACCTGTGGGCTACAGAGAGCAGGAGAGGCCACGCACCCCTCTAGACTTCAAAGCTGCTGTGGGGAACACAGGACCAGGGGACTGGCGTCTTGGCAAGGGGTTGGAGGCCTCACCTTCTCTGTTAGCACAGGCCTGAGGTAGAAAGGACTCAGTTTACAGGGCCTGGTCCCTTCACTACACTGGAGTCTGACAACATTCCCCTCAACCCCCAAACTTCCTGCAGAGAATGCTGCCCCAACCTAAGCTCTGGGCCTACAGCCCTGTGGTCTGAGTGCCAAGGACCTCTGCCCCTCCTTCTGTCACAACGGGCACATGTCAGACCCCCAGTCCATAGGTTGGACCCAGGGAGTCTTGGGCTGCATGTCCTACAATAGAAGCCCATTCTCTGACCCTGACCAGACCTGTTTCTTCTCTTAGAGCAGTGAAAGTTAGCCTAAGAGCCTGAGTGAATGGCAGGATGCACACACAACAAGGACAGGTGGATGACTGAAGAGTAAACTAATGAATGAACACACCACGGACAGGAGGGTTGACAACCACCCCCGCTTCACATGGGGAAATGAGGGGATGTCTAAAGGAGCAAAAGCCCGTGATGggtaataaaattaacaaaatgaagtgTAGAACAAAGGGACCGAGGGCGGTGCCCGTGCCCCCGAGCAAGGAGGCACAGTGATGAGCCAGATGAGGCTGTGGGATCATTTATTGGGGCTGTGTCCAGCCAGGCCGCAGCGCCAGCCTGGGCCGGAGCCCAGCGTCCCCAGGAGGcgcaggaggtgggggaggggagaaagcgGGGGAGGATCCGCCGCCTCTGGGCTCCGCCCCGTAGTATCGCCGTCCCTGCCGTGGTGCCGCGCTCAGGTGAGCGAGGTGTCGTCATCGCTGCCCTCGCCGCCGCCTGCGCTGCCTGTGCGATCCTCCCGGCTCTCTGCCACCGCGCTCTCGTCGATGTTCTCCAGCGAGTCCGCATGTTGCACTGACAGCTCCGACAGCGCCAGGCTCGGCAACGAGCTCTGTTCCGGGTGTAGCCACGGTTTGAAGTGTGGTTGATGCTTCTGCTTCCACTCAGGGTATTTGACGCACGCCTTGTACATCTTCTTCATGGCCTGCGGACCGGTTGTACCGCCGGATAAGGGGTGAGCTGGGAGCGGGACTAGGCCTTCACCGCGCCCGCTCCCACGCCCTCCAGCGGCTCAGACCACTGTTCCCAGGATCCTGACTCCAGCTGGGGTTTCGTAACCCCGCTCCTCAGCCCTAGCCCCGCCCCCTGGCTCCCTTTCCCGGACTCCATCCCTGCATCCCAGAACGCTCTCCCCGGAACCTCCACACCCGCCAAGTCCCAAGGTCACTCACCTTGGGAGCCAGGAACTGAGAAGATTTATTCACCACCCATTTGGGTAAGGAGCCTATGAGGGCAGGAAATGGTagtgagaagaaaaaggaagcagcAGCCGTAGGGATCCAGccccccacaaacacacacaccagctcCCTTACTCCAACCCGGGGTTTCCAGGGAGAACACACTCTTCTCCACAAGGAGGGGGCAGAGTGAGGCAAGTCCTGTGAGACTTCATCGACTTCACTCCCTCTTTCCACCTCAGACCAAGGTCCTCAGGCTCAACTCTGTTACACCCTCTACCTCTACCACCCGACGGCCTCTGCCCTCTGCCGAGTCCAAGGGCTGCATGAAAGAAAACCACAGGGTCCAAGGTGATCACAGGCCACACATGAGTTAAAATCCTGGCCAGTCAAGCTTCTGCCTGCTGCCTCCCCTCAACTCACACTTACCTCCCTTTTCTCATACCCAGTCCCACTATCTTGAATGGCCCTGGTGCTCACCGCCTGCTCTGCCTGTCCTTCTAAGCCCCTGGTGCAGGAAGCCTAGCTGCTGCATGACCTCTTCCAGCCTGGCCTGACCTGGAGTCCGCGCACTGATTCTCCACCCGCCTCATCCCCAAGCGTCTGCTCTGCCTCTGACACCCAAAAAACTCACTCAGTGAAGTGCTGGGGAGCTCTGGGCCTGGGCCAGTGGACCCTCAGTGGTGCTGGGGGGATACCCAGGCAAAGATGCTCAAGAGCCTACCCCTCctctagtcattcattcattccctcactCACTCCACAGTCACTCAGTGACACCCACCCTGGACCAGCCCTGGGGACCCAGAGAGGAACTCACTGTCTGGGGGAGCCTGACAGTGTGCCAAGTGCTCTGCTAGAGGGGGCTGGGCCCACAGGGCAGGGAGCGAGCAGCTCCTCTGGGCATCAGGGATAGAGGAGGCGAAGCAGCCCTGGAGGGATGAGTAAGGGCAGAGAGGTGTTTTAGGCTGAGGGAAAGGGTTGCCTAGACAAGTAGGAAGGTATATGCTGTGAGAAGGGACTGGGAAACCTGGGAGTGGGGGCTTAGACTTCACTGTGAGGGCAATGGAAAAATCAcagaaggattttaagcagaagaGAGTCACAAGAAAATAAGTCCTTTGGAAAAAATCTGTATGGACAGACAGGGTGGCTGAGTGTGGAAAGAAATGACAGATTCAGGAGCTATTTAGGAGGTAGAATCAATACTAATTAATGATTTGGGAGCTGGCAATAGGGGACCGCCCACAACCACCATGTTTTGGGTACGAGTGACTAGAGGGAAGAGACTCAggagaagggacaagtcagggaGGGAGACAGTTCAGCATTGGACACATTGAGCCTCGGGTCCTAGGAGAGAGACATCCTGAGGGACACATCGAGGAGGCCAATGGCCACAGGGACCTGGATCTCAGCAGAAAGACATGTGGTCACCTAGCCACAGAAGCCTGGGGCTGGCTGAGCCCTCCCAAGGGAAAAAGGACTGGGGCCTGGGAAACCCAGACCTCCAGGATAGAAGCCAACAAGACAGGGGGAGCAGCCAGTGAGAGGGGAGCAAGTCAGAGCATGGGAGCGCAGGAGCCCAGAAAGAGAGCTGTAAGCTTGTCTTGGGGCAGTGACTACCACCTTGATCCTTGCTTTTCAAAACACTATAAAAGTCTCAAACTTTGGCTCAAAGAATGTTTTGGGTACAGATGCCCCAAAATACAAAACCCCTCTTAACAGAGGCCCTTCTGGATCCCAGTAGATCAACTAGATCAAGTCCCATCGCCGTGGTATAGGGAAGGATGGATCCCATGATGGGATTCCAGGGCCAAGCCCTCACCTTTGGGGTCTACCTGGGCCAGGTAGGTGATGACGCAGCTCTTGGGCCCCGTGCTCTGGATGAGGTAGCCCGTCTGGATGGACACAGCTCGGACCAAGTCTTTCCGAGGCGGGTATTTCTGGGGATGGAAGGCACAGGGAGGTGAGACTCAAGGTGTGGGCAAAAGTGGTGTCTTTGTGagtactaaacacacacacagaattggTTCACATGCCCTGGCATCCACTCCAGGCCAGGCCTGATATTAGggtaagaagaaaaagaggagtcGGATGAGGTCATCATTACCACTCTAAATGTCCTCTGTTCCCCTCCAGAAAAACCCCAGTCTGGGGTGAGGGTTTATAAGCACACACATgggtgtgtgcatacacacacacacatacacacacacaaactctctCTCTCATCCTTTCCCAGGCCACCTGCACTTGCCTGTCCTGCCTGCCATGGAGATCAAGACACTCAGCCTCAGGGAGGGCCAGGTGACCCTACATCTCACTTCTGTTCTTCTTTTCCCAGGCAGCCCCTCCCACCCACTTGTCCAAAGTGATGGTCCACACCCGTCTAAAAGCCCCAGCGGGGAGACAGGAGCCATTATTCTCACTGTGTAGGTAGGAATCAGGGACAGGAGGCTTCATGTCTGGACTGAAGTCACAGAGAAGTCTTGGTGGCAGCCAGGGACCTCTCCCTGGGCTAGGCCTGCTGGCCTAGCCCTACCTGGTACCTTCCCCTGCCCACCCAGCAGGGAAGGCAGGTTGACTCACAGGATGTTTGACTGAGTAgttcatgatgatgtaatcagtGCCCATGGGCAGCCAGGAACGGAGGGTGATGACATCACGATTCTTCAGGGGCTTTGGACACCTCCCTGTGGAGGGCAAGGGACAGTTCAGCCAGACCACTGGCCTGCCTGCCTGAAAGGGGGTGGCAAAGCCCAGAGACACAGGGATGCTTGGTTAACTGCCAGCTCCCCCTGATCTAAACAGGGACCCCACCCACCAGACCTAATTTCTGGAGCTAGGAAGGAGACAgaacagcccct from Budorcas taxicolor isolate Tak-1 chromosome 15, Takin1.1, whole genome shotgun sequence includes the following:
- the STARD10 gene encoding START domain-containing protein 10; its protein translation is MEQSAASPEPPGPRPVLGRDSVQVPDDQDFRSFRSECEAEAGWNLTYSKAGVSVWVQAVEMDRTLHKIKCRMECRDVPAETLYDVLHDIEYRKKWDSNVIETFDIARLTVNADVGYYSWRCPKPLKNRDVITLRSWLPMGTDYIIMNYSVKHPKYPPRKDLVRAVSIQTGYLIQSTGPKSCVITYLAQVDPKGSLPKWVVNKSSQFLAPKAMKKMYKACVKYPEWKQKHQPHFKPWLHPEQSSLPSLALSELSVQHADSLENIDESAVAESREDRTGSAGGGEGSDDDTSLT